The window CGATCTCAAGCCGGGGTCCAAGGCGACCATCCTCACCATCGGCGGCGCGGCGGGCGGCATCCGCCGCCGCCTGCTCGATATGGGCGTTACCGCCGGAACGCGCGTGGAGGTCGAGCGTGTCGCGCCACTGGGCGACCCCATCGAGGTCAAGATCAAGGGCTATCACCTCACCCTCCGCAAGGAGGAGGCCGCCCGCATCCACGTGGAGCGCGCATGACGACCGTACACCACTCCCATCAGACGCACCATCCGGCCCCGCATCACGCGGGCGTCCCGCTGACCCACACCCGGCCCGGCCAGCGGATTCGTGTCATCGCCGTAGACGCCGGCCATGCCCTCGTCGCACGGCTCTGCGCCCTGGGCCTCACCCCCGGCATCACCGCCGAGGTGGTCGCCGTCGGCGCGGGCCCCGTCGTTCTCAATGTGATGGGCAGCCGCATCGTTCTCGGGCACGGCATGGCTGACCAGGTGCGGGTGAGGCTCGCCCCCGTGGCGTCGCCAGCGCGGTAGTGATTGTGAAAGGAGCATTTGGCATGGCGGACATGATCAGCCGGGACAAAGCCGAGGCGGCGGCAGACAACCCGCTCACCGTCGCCCTGGCGGGCAACCCGAACGCGGGCAAGACGACCCTGTTCAACGCGCTCACGGGCGCCCGGCAGCATGTGGGCAACTACCCCGGCGTGACCGTGGAGACCTTTCAGGGCTCCTGCATGCACGGGCGGACCCGGCTGAACCTCGTTGATCTTCCTGGCACCTACAGCCTCACGGCCTATTCGCCCGAAGAGCGGGTCGCCCGGACGTTTCTGATTCAGGAGCGTCCCGATGTCGTCGTTGCCGTCGTCGACGCGACCAATCTGGAGCGGAATCTCTACCTGGCCGTGCAGATTCTGGAGCTCGGGTTGCCGCTGGTGCTGGCGCTCAACATGTCGGATCTGGCCGCCCGTCGCGGCATCGCCTTTGATCTCACGCTCCTGCAGACGCTCCTCGGCGCGCCGATCATTCCGACGGTTGGCAAAACGGGTGAGGGCAAGGCGGAGCTGCTCGACGCGGTAATCGCCACAGGCCGCCGCGCAGCATCCTCCACCCCGCTGCGCATCGATTACGGCGAGGCGCTGGAAGCCGAGATCGCGCCGATGCAGCGCCGGCTGGAGACGCTCGGCGCGCTCCCGGACGGCATTCCGGCCCGCTGGCTGGCGGTGAAGCTGCTCGAGGGTGACGCCGATCTGGTTGCGCGGCTCGCCCACCCGGACATCGCCGCCGCTGCTGCGGAGGCGGCTCATCGGCTGGAGTCGCTCGTCGGCGATAGCGCCGAGGCGCTCATCGCCGACCGCCGGTACGGCTTCATCTCCGGCGCCTGCCAGGAGGCCGTGCGACATACCGTCGAGCGCCGGCATGAGTTTTCGGACACGATCGACACCGTGGTCACCGACCGGCTCTTTGGCCTGCCGATCTTTCTCGGTCTGATGTATTTCGTGTTCACCCTCACCTTTACGCTGGGCGGCCCCCCCATGCAGTGGATCGAGTCGGGGTTCGAAGTCCTGCGCGGGGCCATCGGCGGACTGTGGCCAGCGGGCTCCGCCAGCCTCTTGCGCAGCCTGCTGGTCAACGGGGTCATTGGTGGCGTGGGCGGCGTGCTCGTCTTTCTGCCCAACATCCTCCTTCTGTTTCTGGCCATTGCCATCTTGGAGGACAGCGGCTACATGGCGCGCGCGGCCTTTCTGATGGATCGCATCATGCACAAGATGGGGCTGCACGGAAAGAGCTTCATGCCGATGCTGATCGGTTTCGGCTGTTCCGTTCCGGCCATTCTGGCCACGCGGACGCTGGAAAGCAGGCGCGACCGGCTGACCACGATGCTGGTGGTGCCGCTGATGAGCTGTGGCGCGCGGCTGCCGATCTACGCGCTGATCATTCCGGCGTTCTTTCCTGAACCCTGGCACGGACCGGTGCTGTGGGGCATTTACCTGATTGGCATCGCGCTGGCGGTCGTCAGCGCCAAAGTCCTGAAATCCACCCTTCTCCGTGGCGAGACGCCGCCCTTCGTGATGGAGTTGCCGCCCTATCGGATGCCGACGCTGCGCAGCCTATCCATTCACCTGTGGAACCGCGGCGGCGCCTATCTCAAGAAGGCAGGGACGATCATCCTTGGCATCTCCGTCATCCTCTGGGCGATGCAGCAGTGGCCGGGCCTTCCCGCCGGGCAGACGGAGGCGTTTGCCGAGCGGCGTGTCGCCGCCGAGGCGCTGGTCGACGATGCGGCCCGGGAGCAGGCGCTCGCGGCGGTCGGTGGCGAGGAGGCCGAAGCGTCGCTGCGGGCCTCGCTGATGGGGCGCCTCGGCCGCAGCCTGGAGCCGGTGTTGCGTCCCTGCGGCTTCGACTGGAGGCTCTCCACCGCCATGATCGGCGCCCTCGCCGCCAAGGAAGTTTTTGTGACGCAGATGGGCATCATCTACGCGCTCGGCGGGGAACAGGACGAGGCGTCGGTGCCGCTGCGCGAAAAGATCCGGGCCGACTACACGCCGCTCGCGGGTTTCTGCGTGATGCTCTTCTGCCTGATCAGCGCCCCCTGCATGGCCACCATCGCCGTGACGCGCCGCGAGAGTGGCTCGTGGCGCTGGGCGCTGCTCCAGCTCGGCGGTCTGACCCTGCTGGCGTGGGTCGTGACCGCCGCCGTCTTCCAGATCGGCAGCCTGCTGGGAATCGGAACCTGAAGGAGGGCACCCGCCATGTGGGAAATCGTCGTTGTCGTGATCATCGTCGCCGGTGTTCTCGTCCTCACCGTCCGCGCGTTCTGCCGCGATGTGTCCGGACGCAAGGGGCGCTGTTCGTGTGACTGCTCCGGGAGCGGCCCGCGCCCGTGCGAATCGAGACCAGCGTCACGGAAAACAACCAGCACAACGGATTGTCACTCCGCCAAATAGGGATTGTCCCGCTTTTCGATGGCCAGCGTCGTGGTGGGGCCGTGGCCGGGAATCACGAGGGTGTCGGCCGGAAGGGCCGTCAGGCGCCGAAGGGAGAGCTGAAGGGTTTTGCCGCATCCGCCGGGAAGGTCGGTGCGGCCGACGGACCCGGCGAAGAGGGTGTCGCCACTGAGGAGCAGCTTGTCTTCTTTAAACCACAAACACTGGCAACCGGGCGTGTGGCCGGGTGTGTGGAGCCTGTCGGCGGTGATGCCGCCCGCCGTCAGGGGCGGGGCGTCCACAGGTGTCGGCACCAGGGAGGCCGGCCGCGCCGGGACCGAGAAGTACGGAGGAAAGCGATTCAGCGACGAGAACGCGAAGGAGACATCGCCCGCATGCAGATGGACGGGGGCAGGGTGCGCCGCGAGAAGGGCATCCAGCGCCGACACATGGTCGATGTGCCCATGGGTCAGGAAATAGAGGGCGACTCCCATCTCATGCTTATGCAGAAAATCGAGGATCACCTCAGGATCGGCGCCTGGATCGATCACCCAGGCAGCACGCGGGTCTTTCCACAGCACCACGCAGTTCACCTCGAACGAGCCGACAACAATGATTTCGTAATTCATGGGTAAGAGCATACGCCACGCGGGGGAGTGAAGGCAATTTTCTTTTCAGCGAAGGCTCTTGCCAAACCGCGTAAGTGCGGGCGTGGCACGGGCATCCTGCCCCTGTTTCACGGGCGGGACGCCCGTGCCACGGGGGTTTTGCAAGAGCCTCAGCGGATCTGGCCGGCGCCGGTGACGCGGTACTTG is drawn from Lentisphaerota bacterium and contains these coding sequences:
- a CDS encoding ferrous iron transport protein A: MTTVHHSHQTHHPAPHHAGVPLTHTRPGQRIRVIAVDAGHALVARLCALGLTPGITAEVVAVGAGPVVLNVMGSRIVLGHGMADQVRVRLAPVASPAR
- a CDS encoding MBL fold metallo-hydrolase → MLLPMNYEIIVVGSFEVNCVVLWKDPRAAWVIDPGADPEVILDFLHKHEMGVALYFLTHGHIDHVSALDALLAAHPAPVHLHAGDVSFAFSSLNRFPPYFSVPARPASLVPTPVDAPPLTAGGITADRLHTPGHTPGCQCLWFKEDKLLLSGDTLFAGSVGRTDLPGGCGKTLQLSLRRLTALPADTLVIPGHGPTTTLAIEKRDNPYLAE
- the feoB gene encoding ferrous iron transport protein B — translated: MADMISRDKAEAAADNPLTVALAGNPNAGKTTLFNALTGARQHVGNYPGVTVETFQGSCMHGRTRLNLVDLPGTYSLTAYSPEERVARTFLIQERPDVVVAVVDATNLERNLYLAVQILELGLPLVLALNMSDLAARRGIAFDLTLLQTLLGAPIIPTVGKTGEGKAELLDAVIATGRRAASSTPLRIDYGEALEAEIAPMQRRLETLGALPDGIPARWLAVKLLEGDADLVARLAHPDIAAAAAEAAHRLESLVGDSAEALIADRRYGFISGACQEAVRHTVERRHEFSDTIDTVVTDRLFGLPIFLGLMYFVFTLTFTLGGPPMQWIESGFEVLRGAIGGLWPAGSASLLRSLLVNGVIGGVGGVLVFLPNILLLFLAIAILEDSGYMARAAFLMDRIMHKMGLHGKSFMPMLIGFGCSVPAILATRTLESRRDRLTTMLVVPLMSCGARLPIYALIIPAFFPEPWHGPVLWGIYLIGIALAVVSAKVLKSTLLRGETPPFVMELPPYRMPTLRSLSIHLWNRGGAYLKKAGTIILGISVILWAMQQWPGLPAGQTEAFAERRVAAEALVDDAAREQALAAVGGEEAEASLRASLMGRLGRSLEPVLRPCGFDWRLSTAMIGALAAKEVFVTQMGIIYALGGEQDEASVPLREKIRADYTPLAGFCVMLFCLISAPCMATIAVTRRESGSWRWALLQLGGLTLLAWVVTAAVFQIGSLLGIGT